The DNA region ttaattatttatttatttatttgatttataaatttataattttaataaaaaataaaaatatgtactGGATTAAATAAACATACGTTattgtactttaatttataattgtaataaaaaaatatttaaaattaacatacgtaatacttgactttaaaatatttacacaagtttttgccttaatttatatataatttgtaataaaaaataattaaaatcaacGGCAACCAGCAATGAAGAATTATGCGTATACAAAGTCCTAAGGAATTATATGCAAACAGCATTGaggaaaatatatatgcatgcattacCTTTCAAAAACATgaaagataaaaaaataaataaattcaattgagAGTGGGCCAGCTCTCAATCGCCCAGGCTGGACTGTAGGAGACGCCTGACAAAAACCATTCATTTGCAGAGATGAAATTTTGCAAAAAACTGACCACCACATCATATATGAACCATTGCTTTGTTTCTTCACTGTTCCAAAATCCTCTTAGGCCTTCCCCATTAGTTGGGGTTGgcacaaatattaagaaataagaaCTTAAGCTTCAAGTTTTTAGCAAATGGGGTTGTTGCATTTAGGAGATGTTTTTCTCCTACAACAACCCCTGACAGcaaggttttttaaaataaaaaaaatagtgaaaaacTTACATTTACTAGCTGACGGGCCACTGCCCACTGGTTCAAGGCCGTTGCCATGCAACGGCTTAATTTCTAGCCCTTGCCGGCAACGGCTGAATTTTCGGCCGTTGCCACTGGCAACGGCCAGATTtcggcaattttttttttatattgttaattttttttaaaacttaattagtatttttttttactatatatatactatctcTTCCATATGTACTTTAATCgctttgtaatttatttttatatgtactttaatttatttttaatcgctttgtaatttatttttattaaaacacaatgtagtttaatttttaagtaattgattttaattttatcattttaattaattaggtgtatgcatattaattttaattattttttattaattaaattcaagTTTCATGTTGGCAGTGCATGTAAAAACCAACGTAcctatgtttatttttaattagaaatgaatttataaataaatttaattagaaatgaatttataaataaatttaatggtGGACCcataaaaaattgagaaaaaacttaaaattaatgTGGAGAATAGTTTTTGTGATTGAGTGAGACAATAGATGATGATGTGGATGCTGGGCCCACAAAAACCTTTAGAAAAACCACGGCTAATAAGAAAGGCCTAGAGCAACTCCAAGGGACAGAAGGTGCATGCATTCAGTTCTATCTTCAACTGAGCAAAGCTTATTCTCTTCCTTTGGAGTTCACTGGTCGGAGTCGGAGAAGCTTCCCCGGTTGGCGAGTCAGAATGGTACTGCGGCGGATCCAAGGTCAGAGTTTGCAGGAGTATAcgcgaagctgaaatctgagcTCTTAAATGACTCTGCCTTTCAATTCACGCCCGATTCTCGCCATTGGGTCCAACGGGTCAGTGTGTTGTGTTACCCCCTTTTCTTCACCACTCTTTCATAAACAACCTAATAATTTTGCAGATCTTGTGTTTAGTGTTTTGGAAATTATACTTTGGAACCTGATTAGTTTCATTGTGTATTTGTGACAGATGCTGGAATACAATGTGCCTGGAGGTACAAATCTAAGCCATTACAACATGAGAAATGGAAAATTGCTTAAATGGCTTTGTTAAATTTCTATATGATAGTTGACAGAGTCTATAATTATGTTTTAGACAGAATTTGATGAGGAACTTAGTTATATTAACTGGTATCAACAATGAAAATCTTCAGGGAAGTTAAACCGAGGACTCAGTGTCATTGATAGCTACAAACTGCTAAAAGACTCTCACACTCGCCGTGGTCAGCCCTGTTGGTTTAGGGCTTCCTAAGGTTAGTGCCAGAAatgaacttttaatttttttttttttccacaaaaagttgaaattatttTGTGCCAGTTTTAAAATAAGCAACCGAATCAACTGTTCTTCTTAGGTTGGTATTATTGCCATCAATGATGGAGTCCTACTTCGCAACCATATTCCCagaatcctcaagaaccacttCAAAGATAAGCCTTACTATGTTGATCTGTTGGATTTGTTTAATGAGGTAGACACAGTAGAGAGTCTGCTGTCAAATTGCTGCATGCATTTATTTGGTACGCTATATTAACTTAATATCTACTTTCCAATATAGGTTGAGTTCCAAACTGCTTGCGGACAGATGATTGATTTAATTACTACTATCGAAGGAGAAAAAGATCTATCAAAATATTTGCTTCCGCTGTGAGATGAAAATTCAGTCTGTTTTCTGCAATTAGGCTGTGCATTTGGCAATATTATGGGCGAACATGTTATAAAAGATGCATGAACGGCCAGCTTGTAAATTCACGCTCCGAGTGTCTCTCCTCCCATAATGTCAAAGAGCTTCTCGATTCCGTCAATGCTTTTCTCTTTGATTGCGACGGTATGAGTTCTAATGCACTCATTGCTAAGGAATCTGACCGGCATATCAATATGTAGTCGAAAACTcgtttaatatatttgtatattcaGCATACAATTGTTTTTagtctgaattttttttttcaaaaatttttaaggCGTGATTTGGAAAGGTGATAAATTGATAGATGGAATCCCTGAGGCACTCGACATGCTTCGTCGCAGGGTACTTCAATTCcttttcattttgatttttttggatACTTCACAAGAGATTTTTCTATTTCTCTGCAAGTTATCTGTATATGCACATTGATAGCATAGGCGTGTTGATGCGATATTTTTAGGGGAAGAAGCTTGTTTTTGTGACGAATAATTCGACAAAATCAAGAAAACAGTATGCCAAGAGGTTTCAGTCCCTTGGAAAGAGTACATTTCATTTGCCCTTCTTTCTGAAATAGTCTCTCACTGCCTCTGCAGGACGAGATATTCTCATCATCGTTTGCTGCTGCAATGTATTTGAAGGTTTGCAACTTTCCCACTGACAAGAAGGTAAGCATTCCTCTGTGCAGGGATGGTAGTTAGTTTAGGCTAAGGGCAGTTGTTTTCTGTGTAGAAGTAAAGATTTGGCACAGATTATCTGGTTTGTATTAAACTTGTTTAAGAAATAGAATTCTTGCTTATAGTTAAATCCACTCTGAAATAAAGAAGTAAAAATAGCTATTAAAGTATATTTAGAGTTGTTTTTTATCATTCGATTTATGGATTCTCCAAATCTTGCTTATTAGATGTGAAAGATAATGATTTTGATGTCCAAATATCCACTCACATTAAACAAAGAACACACGTATTCATTGGATAATTTCTCTTCTTATTCTTTTGCTActattgaaattaaatttgaggTTTTACAGTTTACAAAGTAATTTGAAACGTTTGAATATATGAAAGCAGAGATCAGTGGTACTGAGGCGTTTTAAATTTCTTGGCACAAATGGTCTTTGTGGATTTACTGCATTTCATTTTAAATCTGCGTGTGTCCATGCTAAATATAGTAAACTGTGATGAACTTATAACTCTTTACTAGTTCATTTATTCATATACTAATTTGGTTTCATTGTGCTTCTATTTCTATAAAGGTTTGCAATATTATGTTTTAACTTTCTTATACCTATTGATATGATTGGAATTAACTAATAATCTAAAACTTAATGATGTAACGGTAGATATCAAATTGATATTTTCAGGTTTATGTAATAGGCGAGGAAGGCATATTGGAGGAGCTTGAGCTTGCTGGCTTTACAGGGCTTGGTGGTCCGGTTGGTTTCCTTCTTTTCCGTGTTGCTTCCAGACTTGAccttatttgacaatatatactctGTCAGTTATCAAAAACACTGCTTATATATTCCTTGATcatatgattttttattatttttttattttttaatttttttcaaatcagcAACATATGATCTCTTCCATATTTAGTTTGGCTATTGCAATTTTTTCATCTGCCCACTGCTTAAATTTGGTTACATAAAATTGGCCACAAGCTGCCAAGTGTAAAAGTTGTTATGAACTTCCTTTTCCTTCATAAAACAAAATAGATAGTTTATATAATCATAacttttttgttcttttaacATCATGATTGTGATACTATACTATTAATTTGTTTATCTATTAGCTGATGATAGACCAACTTTGCAGGCAGATGGAAAGAAGACTCTGGAACTGAAATCAGGATTCATTTTTGAGCATGACAAGAGTGTAAAGTTTGAAACTGCTCTCATTTATAAACAAAGTTCTTTTGAAAGAAATTCTTTTTCTTATTGTTTCTATTGAATAGCTGTACTTTTAAACCCAGGTTGGACTTGATCAATACATCAATTACTACAAGCTGCAGTAAAGCATATACTTTCCACGCTCACTTTATTTCTCTCTATTCCATAGTTATGCTTAACTCTTTAAATTTCCCGAAGCCTTATATTTTCTCTTGATTTACTACTACTGACTGTTTCTAACGTTCTGGTATCACAtggagatgaaaaaaaaatcattaatgatgaatatatgtaggGGATACCATACGTTAGTATCCAGCCAAGTAAATTTCACCTACTCATGGgattgaaatattaaatattgatatgttaaaaatgatatttaagaGAAATGAAAAGATAGTACACTTAGTCTTGGCATATTTTGGAATGGAcaagttataatttttattttgcattatgAATGGAATGCTACAGGTATGGAACACTTTGTGTACGTGAGAACCCCGGATGCCTATTTATTGCTACCAATCGTGATGCAGTGGGGCACATGACCGATCAACAAGAGTGGCCGGGTAAATGCTAGATCTTAGCATTTCTGACAACAGCTGTACAGGAGATATTCAAGAATTCGTAATATTCTTTTATGGTTTTAGGTGCTGGATGTATGGTTGGTGCAATGTGTGGATCAACTCAGAAAGAGCCTATTGTAGTTGGGAAACCATCAACCTTCATGATGGATTTTTTACTACAGAAGTAAGCAGAATCTTGCGATGGCTCATTGACATCGGCTAAACAATTCATCTAACAGGCATTGTTCTTGAAGTTCTTATTGTTTTGCAGATTCAATATTGCTACCTCGAGGATGTGTATGGTTGGTGACAGATTGGACACAGATATCTTATTTGGAAAGAATTCTGGCTGCCAAACTCTCCTTGTTCTTTCAGGTTCCAGACTCTTATCCTTGTCGATCTTTAAGACCATGTCATTTATCGGGATAGAACTCAATTATATCATATTACTATAAACTgaaatatgtataataatgtGATAACCACCATTAAGTGTCAGACCACAAAATAATCTTAAAATAGAATGACATTTTAAAGAATAGGTCTATGCAGACCTTAACATGTGAAGAGAAACTTTGCAACatgaataaaagaaaccaaaccAGAAGCCATGTAATGCACAATATAAAAGATGGTTTTTTGAGTTTTCAaaagaatatttatttattaaacacAATAAAAGATTCTTTCATAGATTTTACATcctatttcttcttctaaaaCCTATTCTATGAAACAGATCAGAACATCAATCAATGCCCCAAAATCACAGTTTTCATCTTCTGATGAAACAGAACAGGTTGATTAGAAGCAGATGGTCGGGAAGAACATGCGTGAATCCTCCTCGAAAACAAACAAGTAGTAGAACTCCATCCTTCAAACCCAAAAGGGCTATTGACTTGATGATGATCCTCCAGTTTTTTCCCCAACAGTAGATTAAATTCATTAGCAACAAACCGATGATTCAGCAACATTGCGGCAGTCCATCTCGTACTGGGGTTTCTTGCAAAGCACATCTCCAGAAAATCCTTGCAGCGATTGGATATACCCTCTGGGATTTCGGGTTTCTTGAACGCAATGTTTAGAAACGCATCCGGTGGATTTCCGGTGATCATCTCCACAACGATGCACCCTATAGCCCATATATCTTTAGGCGCCTCGTGCATCTCGGAAACCAAAGACTCCGGCGAGGTGTACAGTAAAGACCCCCGGTGACAACCCCCAAAAATGTTAACTCCGGAGGGCTTAGACAGCCCGAAATCGGCGATCTTGAGACGATTCACCCCGCACCCACACGGAAACACAAGAACATTGGCGGGTTTCAAATCGCAGTGAACGAATCCCCAGCCGTGCACTTCCTCTATACCCTTTAGAAGCT from Ipomoea triloba cultivar NCNSP0323 chromosome 6, ASM357664v1 includes:
- the LOC116022225 gene encoding phosphoglycolate phosphatase 2-like isoform X5; the protein is MNGQLVNSRSECLSSHNVKELLDSVNAFLFDCDGVIWKGDKLIDGIPEALDMLRRRDEIFSSSFAAAMYLKVCNFPTDKKVYVIGEEGILEELELAGFTGLGGPADGKKTLELKSGFIFEHDKSVGLDQYINYYKLQYGTLCVRENPGCLFIATNRDAVGHMTDQQEWPGAGCMVGAMCGSTQKEPIVVGKPSTFMMDFLLQKFNIATSRMCMVGDRLDTDILFGKNSGCQTLLVLSEQVD
- the LOC116022225 gene encoding phosphoglycolate phosphatase 2-like isoform X1; the encoded protein is MNGQLVNSRSECLSSHNVKELLDSVNAFLFDCDGVIWKGDKLIDGIPEALDMLRRRDEIFSSSFAAAMYLKVCNFPTDKKVYVIGEEGILEELELAGFTGLGGPADGKKTLELKSGFIFEHDKSVGLDQYINYYKLQYGTLCVRENPGCLFIATNRDAVGHMTDQQEWPGAGCMVGAMCGSTQKEPIVVGKPSTFMMDFLLQNSYCFADSILLPRGCVWLVTDWTQISYLERILAAKLSLFFQNRLIRSRWSGRTCVNPPRKQTSSRTPSFKPKRAIDLMMILQFFPQQ
- the LOC116022225 gene encoding phosphoglycolate phosphatase 2-like isoform X3 gives rise to the protein MNGQLVNSRSECLSSHNVKELLDSVNAFLFDCDGVIWKGDKLIDGIPEALDMLRRRDEIFSSSFAAAMYLKVCNFPTDKKVYVIGEEGILEELELAGFTGLGGPADGKKTLELKSGFIFEHDKSVGLDQYINYYKLQYGTLCVRENPGCLFIATNRDAVGHMTDQQEWPGAGCMVGAMCGSTQKEPIVVGKPSTFMMDFLLQKFNIATSRMCMVGDRLDTDILFGKNSGCQTLLVLSDQNINQCPKITVFIF
- the LOC116022225 gene encoding phosphoglycolate phosphatase 2-like isoform X4, with product MSKSFSIPSMLFSLIATDEIFSSSFAAAMYLKVCNFPTDKKVYVIGEEGILEELELAGFTGLGGPADGKKTLELKSGFIFEHDKSVGLDQYINYYKLQYGTLCVRENPGCLFIATNRDAVGHMTDQQEWPGAGCMVGAMCGSTQKEPIVVGKPSTFMMDFLLQNSYCFADSILLPRGCVWLVTDWTQISYLERILAAKLSLFFQNRLIRSRWSGRTCVNPPRKQTSSRTPSFKPKRAIDLMMILQFFPQQ
- the LOC116023547 gene encoding mitogen-activated protein kinase kinase kinase 17-like, producing MACQKFQILGAGSYGTVFLGRLSSSSSTDSQVFAVKSSKLESSRSLRVEGRILNQLRGCPYIVHCFGDDTSLEHEEVVYNLLLEYAPGGSLESLIKSRPGNIMEFEVSFYAYQLLKGIEEVHGWGFVHCDLKPANVLVFPCGCGVNRLKIADFGLSKPSGVNIFGGCHRGSLLYTSPESLVSEMHEAPKDIWAIGCIVVEMITGNPPDAFLNIAFKKPEIPEETPVRDGLPQCC
- the LOC116022225 gene encoding phosphoglycolate phosphatase 2-like isoform X2, coding for MNGQLVNSRSECLSSHNVKELLDSVNAFLFDCDGVIWKGDKLIDGIPEALDMLRRRDEIFSSSFAAAMYLKVCNFPTDKKVYVIGEEGILEELELAGFTGLGGPADGKKTLELKSGFIFEHDKSVGLDQYINYYKLQYGTLCVRENPGCLFIATNRDAVGHMTDQQEWPGAGCMVGAMCGSTQKEPIVVGKPSTFMMDFLLQNSYCFADSILLPRGCVWLVTDWTQISYLERILAAKLSLFFQIRTSINAPKSQFSSSDETEQVD